The following proteins are co-located in the Candida dubliniensis CD36 chromosome 3, complete sequence genome:
- a CDS encoding serine/threonine-protein phosphatase T, putative (Similar to S. cerevisiae PPT1) encodes MSSPKEEAVEWKDKGNNLLKQHKYDEAIEAYTKAIEIDSENAIFYSNRAQVQIKLENYGLAIQDCDLAIKLDNNFLKAYYRKGVSLMAILKHKQALENFKFILKKLPNDKLTLENYKQCTNYLKRQAFEKAIAGNDDNESIFNKIDYQSIQIEKSWSGPELNITTSTSTTSTTSTTTKTEDKKSDVIVNIEGLNHDYLKYMIKLFKNGGKLPKRHVFAIVAKVYEILKNENTMTEISLLHSQIDFTSNNDKINNSNGKNDQIIGGKKLTVVGDTHGQFYDLLNLFNKFGHVTQDHIYLFNGDFVDRGSWSCEVALYLYVLKILYPKSIFINRGNHETNDMNKTYGFTDECEFKYSKKIFEAFNQSFGALPLACLINQTYLCMHGGLFSNDKVTLEDIKSINRFPNNGSSQPPKEGLAMELLWTDPQEINGRSPSKRGIGMQFGPDITERFCLSNKIRKIIRSHEVRMNGIEVEQNGRLMTVFSAPNYCDSTGNLGGVIHIEENSNYKKELDDGQGYKHVEEKNCPWILTTETFEAVPHPDLKPMAYSKGGFGF; translated from the coding sequence ATGTCATCACCTAAAGAAGAAGCTGTTGAATGGAAAGATAAGGGGaacaatttattgaaacaaCATAAATATGATGAAGCCATAGAAGCCTATACCAAAGccattgaaattgattccGAAAATgcaattttttattctaATAGAGCTCAAgttcaaatcaaattagaaaattaTGGATTAGCCATTCAAGATTGTGATTTAGCTATTAAAttagataataattttttaaaagcATATTATCGTAAAGGAGTATCATTAATGGCAATTTTAAAACATAAACAAGCATtagaaaattttaaatttatattgaaaaaattacctaatgataaattgacattagaaaattataaacaatgtactaattatttaaaaagaCAAGCATTTGAAAAAGCTATTGCTGGgaatgatgataatgaatcgatttttaataaaattgattatcaaagtatacaaattgaaaaatcttgGTCAGGTCCAGAATTAAACATAACAaccagcaccagcaccaccagcaccaccagcaccaccaccaaaacTGAAGATAAGAAATCAGATGTGATTGTGAATATTGAAGGATTAAATCatgattatttgaaatatatgattaaattatttaaaaacGGTGGTAAATTACCAAAACGACACGTTTTTGCTATAGTTGCAAAAGTTTAtgaaatattgaaaaatgaaaacaccaTGACagaaatatcattattacattcacaaattgattttacttccaataatgataaaattaataactCTAATGGTAAAAATGATCAAATCATTGGTGGTAAAAAATTAACTGTTGTTGGTGATACTCATGGACAATtttatgatttattaaatttatttaataaatttggtCATGTAACTCAAGatcatatatatttatttaatggagattttgttgatagaGGATCTTGGTCATGTGAAGTGgcattatatttatatgttttaaaaattctttatcctaaatcaatttttattaatcgTGGTAATCATGAAACTAATGATATGAATAAAACTTATGGATTTACTGATGAATgtgaatttaaatattctaaaaaaattttcgaAGCATTTAATCAATCATTTGGTGCATTACCTTTAGCttgtttaattaatcaaactTATTTATGTATGCATGGAGGATTATTTTCTAATGATAAAGTAACCCTTGAagatattaaatcaattaatcgATTCCCTAATAATGGATCTTCTCAACCACCAAAAGAAGGATTAGCTATGGAATTATTATGGACTGATCCTCAAGAAATAAATGGTCGTTCTCCTTCTAAAAGAGGGATTGGTATGCAATTTGGTCCCGATATTACTGAAagattttgtttatcaaataaaattagaaaaattattcGATCTCATGAAGTTAGAATGAATGGAATAGAAGTAGAACAAAATGGTAGATTAATGACAGTTTTCAGTGCTCCAAATTATTGTGATTCTACTGGTAATTTAGGTGGAGTGATTcatattgaagaaaattcaaattataaaaaagaattagatGATGGTCAAGGTTATAAACatgttgaagaaaaaaattgtccTTGGATATTAACTACAGAAACTTTTGAAGCTGTTCCTCATCCTGATTTAAAACCAATGGCTTATTCTAAAGGTGGATTTGGGTTTTag